One window from the genome of Oryctolagus cuniculus chromosome 1, mOryCun1.1, whole genome shotgun sequence encodes:
- the LOC100352893 gene encoding olfactory receptor 52D1-like, which produces MDSALPAGNQTVLISVPGPFVLLGVPGLEALHTWISVPVCLLYMAALAGNALLLWLVATDKALQAPMYQLLGLLAITDLILATSTVPKALAVLWGLSSEIPFGACLAQLFVAHVAFIAESSVLLAMAVDRYVAICQPLRYGALLTQRVVGIVAVAAVTRGVCVMAPPVVLLQRLRYCGRRVLPHTYCEHMGVARLACGDTRPNIWYGLATTLLSPALDLGLIGASYILILRAVCRLPSHGARRKTLGTCGAHASVIVLFYTPALFSFLAHRFGQHTVPRHIHILLANLYVVVPPALNPVVYGVRTQQIAQRLRHLLQLFRAGAVRKVGPEGFSPQR; this is translated from the coding sequence ATGGATTCCGCACTGCCTGCTGGCAATCAGACTGTGCTGATCTCTGTACCTGGACCCTTTGTCTTGCTAGGGGTGCCGGGACTGGAAGCCTTGCACACTTGGATTTCTGTGCCTGTCTGCCTACTGTATATGGCAGCTTTGGCAGGGAATGCCCTTCTACTCTGGCTGGTGGCAACTGACAAGGCACTTCAGGCACCCATGTACCAGCTACTGGGGCTTCTGGCAATCACAGACTTGATTCTGGCCACATCCACAGTGCCCAAAGCTCTGGCTGTGCTCTGGGGCTTATCCAGTGAGATCCCCTTTGGGGCCTGTCTAGCTCAGCTCTTTGTCGCCCACGTGGCCTTCATCGCTGAGTCCTCAGTGCTGCTGGCCATGGCCGTggaccgctatgtggccatttgcCAGCCTTTGCGCTATGGGGCATTGCTGACCCAGCGTGTAGTAGGTATAGTGGCTGTAGCTGCTGTGACTCGTGGTGTCTGCGTAATGGCACCCCCTGTGGTCTTGCTACAGAGACTACGTTACTGTGGGCGGCGGGTGCTGCCCCACACCTACTGTGAGCATATGGGTGTGGCCCGGCTGGCATGTGGAGACACACGTCCCAACATCTGGTATGGATTGGCTACCACGTTGCTGTCCCCAGCTCTGGACCTAGGGCTCATAGGTGCTTCCTACATCCTCATCCTGAGAGCTGTCTGCCGCCTGCCATCCCATGGTGCCCGCCGCAAGACCCTGGGAACCTGTGGGGCCCATGCCAGTGTCATCGTTCTCTTCTACACACCTGCCCTCTTCTCCTTCCTGGCTCATCGTTTTGGCCAGCACACAGTGCCCCGCCATATCCACATCCTACTGGCTAACCTCTATGTGGTGGTTCCCCCAGCTCTTAACCCTGTGGTCTATGGAGTGCGTACCCAGCAGATTGCTCAGAGGCTTAGGCACTTGCTTCAACTCTTCAGGGCAGGTGCAGTGAGGAAGGTGGGTCCTGAGGGGTTCTCCCCACAGAGATGA
- the LOC100352637 gene encoding LOW QUALITY PROTEIN: olfactomedin-4 (The sequence of the model RefSeq protein was modified relative to this genomic sequence to represent the inferred CDS: inserted 1 base in 1 codon; substituted 1 base at 1 genomic stop codon), giving the protein MQPVPALLPALLLLPLVLPGQPQMVRNVSRSVDKGETCSCVFHLPKSILLQQLEPLQSTTQELINKCEQALSRVSEYAPAIDDQENQVLEMSYTLKSKNPSAFTLPSEAPSFNKLQLELQRVQKSVTQLKVNGEVSGAGDLLHQLQGQVNNASLMLRLLVDTDQSNNRALQQQVDVLEAQISKCERERGRDEASRQPGPSLPPGSCTGGILQKVSRPFVVQLNWRGFSYKAGAWGRDSAPNLTSSLYWVAPLRANGRYFDYYQLYKSYDDLVLLKNYEEQKMGYGDGNGNTVYKNFMYFNYYGSNEMAKVDLASNTLVLRHPLSGATYNNRFSYAGVPWKDLDFAGDXKGLWVLYATEGSKGNLVVSRLNASTLEVEKTWQTSQYKPALSGAFMACGVLYTLRSLSTCQEEIFYAFDTTTGQEQNLSIILDKMLETLHGINYCPLDXKLYVFNDGYLINYDLTFLKCKLLSPLAKRPSGTCAPPKLVKPNIPSIL; this is encoded by the exons AtgcagcctgtcccagctcttctgcctgccctcctgctgctgcccctggtGCTCCCAGGACAGCCTCAG ATGGTGAGAAATGTTTCAAGATCTGTTGATAAGGGTGAAACATGCAGTTGTGTGTTTCACTTGCCCAAATCCATTCTGCTGCAGCAGCTAGAACCGCTACAAAGTACAACACAAGAGCTCATTAACAAGTGTGAGCAGGCGCTGTCCAGG GTCAGTGAATATGCACCTGCCATCGACGACCAAGAAAATCAGGTCCTGGAAATGAGCTACACACTGAAGTCCAAGAATCCCAGTGCCTTCACTCTCCCCTCTGAGGCCCCATCCTTCAAcaagctgcagctggagctgcagagggTGCAGAAGTCAGTGACCCAGCTTAAAGTCAATGGAGAAGTTAGTGGGGCTGGGGATCTCCTCCACCAACTCCAGGGCCAG GTGAACAATGCCAGTCTCATGCTCAGACTTCTCGTTGACACTGACCAGAGCAACAATCGTGCTCTCCAACAGCAGGTGGATGTCCTTGAGGCCCAGATAAGTAAGTGTGAAAGGGAAAGAGGGCGAGATGAGGCCTCCAGACAGCCTGGACCATCTTTGCCCCCTG GTTCTTGCACTGGTGGAATCCTCCAGAAAGTCAGCAGACCCTTTGTGGTACAGCTCAATTGGAGAGGATTCTCATACAAAGCAGGTGCTTGGGGCCGAGACTCAGCACCAAATCTGACCTCTTCCCTCTACTGGGTGGCCCCTTTGCGTGCAAATGGCAG GTACTTTGACTACTATCAGCTGTACAAGTCCTATGATGACCTGGTGCTGCTGAAGAACTATgaggagcagaagatgggctaTGGGGATGGCAATGGAAATACTGTATACAAGAACTTCATGTACTTTAACTACTATGGCTCAAATGAGATGGCCAAGGTGGATCTTGCCTCCAACACCCTAGTTTTGCGGCACCCATTGTCTGGTGCCACCTATAATAACCGCTTCTCTTATGCTGGTGTGCCCTGGAAGGACTTAGATTTTGCTGGTG GAAAGGGGCTGTGGGTGCTCTATGCCACTGAGGGAAGCAAGGGCAACCTGGTTGTAAGTCGTCTCAATGCCAGTACCCTAGAAGTGGAGAAAACTTGGCAGACCAGCCAGTACAAGCCAGCCCTGTCAGGGGCCTTCATGGCCTGTGGGGTGCTTTACACTTTACGCTCACTGAGCACCTGCCAAGAGGAGATCTTCTATGCTTTTGATACCACCACTGGTCAGGAACAGAACCTCAGCATCATACTGGACAAGATGCTTGAAACACTGCATGGCATCAATTACTGTCCCTTGGACTGAAAGCTTTATGTTTTCAATGATGGTTACCTTATTAATTATGACCTCACCTTCCTGAAATGCAAGCTACTAAGCCCACTAGCCAAAAGACCCTCTGGGACTTGTGCTCCACCAAAACTTGTCAAGCCCAACATACCTTCCATACTCTGA
- the UBQLNL gene encoding ubiquilin-like protein, with translation MPHVVSRTPRMSHSRHPSDLPEDRKISSRVTRVIVKTPGNQKDFVVGDDTSVRQFKQKLSAHFKCQMDQLVLVFMGRLLKDHDTLSQWGIVDGHTIHLVIKSKHGSRSLAHSSRKLPTNESCLQDRNTKENSSGVYQPAGMSQTPVEPAHLVESAVPKVHTQDLDIGHSERIAQMLENPNIQRLLCNTEFMRQFISEHPDMQQLMQQNPEVSHLLDNSEILWQTLELARSLAMIQEVMQMQQPAQNLEHPQNPPHYLGLETVPGGSNAVGQSYADSIDQINSLQDPFGGNPFTALLAGQVPEEGQDQPSSPPPPPSQEWQEQLPQLSTTRVIYTSSCGLSSVTSANATINGVNYTSRESTATISTKDRSHICTIQQAVGIPALPSIELNQQPQEEDRDGTISLDSSDQRLEDDLQLSEEQTNSQITGGMMQLLMSNPCLAAQMMLFMSMPQLSEQWRQQLPTFLQQTQVSDLLLALANPKASQAILQIEQGLQLLATEAPVLLPWVAPYLWGLGWLPAPNCNYPDTVPWNGNVPEMADPKAPECCHKSGAVLQRLQSLAGDLSHPLQAPEIRFSKQMESLQAMGFGNHHANLQALIATEGDTNAAIRKLKRSRGL, from the coding sequence ATGCCACATGTCGTCTCTCGAACACCTAGGATGTCCCACAGCAGGCATCCTTCAGATCTCCCTGAAGACAGAAAAATCTCCTCCAGGGTCACTCGAGTAATAGTGAAGACACCAGGCAACCAGAAAGACTTTGTTGTAGGTGATGATACCTCGGTAAGGCAGTTCAAGCAGAAGCTATCAGCTCATTTCAAATGCCAAATGGACCAACTAGTGCTGGTCTTCATGGGCCGCCTTCTCAAAGACCATGACACACTGAGCCAGTGGGGCATAGTGGATGGACACACCATCCATCTGGTCATCAAGTCCAAGCATGGCTCCAGATCCCTAGCCCATTCCTCTAGGAAACTGCCAACAAATGAGTCCTGTCTCCAGGACAGGAACACCAAAGAAAACAGCAGTGGGGTATACCAGCCTGCTGGTATGAGTCAAACCCCAGTGGAACCAGCCCATTTGGTGGAGTCTGCTGTGCCCAAGGTGCATACCCAGGATCTGGACATAGGTCATTCAGAACGCATAGCACAGATGCTAGAGAATCCTAATATCCAGCGACTTCTGTGCAACACAGAGTTCATGCGGCAGTTCATCTCAGAACACCCAGACATGCAACAATTGATGCAGCAGAACCCAGAAGTCTCTCATCTCCTTGACAATTCTGAGATTCTATGGCAAACTTTAGAGCTTGCCAGAAGCCTTGCCATGATCCAAGAGGTAATGCAGATGCAGCAACCTGCACAGAACCTTGAGCATCCACAAAACCCACCACACTACCTGGGCTTAGAGACAGTTCCAGGTGGGAGCAATGCAGTgggtcagagctatgctgattctATTGACCAAATCAACAGTTTGCAAGACCCTTTTGGGGGCAACCCTTTCACAGCCCTCCTGGCAGGGCAAGTGCCAGAAGAAGGACAAGATCAACCTTcatccccacctccaccaccttcccaggaatGGCAAGAACAGCTTCCACAGCTCTCCACAACTCGGGTCATCTATACTAGTTCCTGTGGCTTATCCTCAGTCACTTCAGCCAATGCCACCATCAATGGGGTCAACTATACTTCCAGGGAAAGTACTGCCACAATCTCCACCAAGGACCGGAGCCATATCTGTACCATTCAACAGGCAGTAGGAATACCAGCTTTACCTAGTATAGAGCTCAACCAGCAGCCTCAGGAAGAAGACAGGGATGGCACCATCTCACTAGATAGTTCTGACCAGAGATTAGAGGATGACCTCCAGCTGTCAGAGGAGCAGACTAACTCCCAGATCACAGGAGGCATGATGCAGTTGCTTATGAGCAACCCATGCCTGGCAGCTCAGATGATGTTGTTCATGAGTATGCCCCAGCTGAGTGAACAGTGGAGGCAACAGCTACCCACATTCCTGCAGCAGACTCAGGTTTCTGACCTACTTCTAGCCCTAGCCAACCCTAAAGCATCACAAGCAATATTGCAGATTGAGCAGGGTCTCCAGCTGTTGGCTACAGAAGCTCCTGTTCTTCTGCCTTGGGTTGCACCCTACCTATGGGGCCTGGGTTGGCTTCCTGCCCCCAACTGCAATTACCCTGACACAGTTCCCTGGAATGGAAATGTTCCAGAAATGGCTGATCCCAAAGCACCTGAGTGCTGTCACAAATCTGGAGCAGTCCTACAGAGGCTACAGTCCCTAGCTGGAGACCTTTCCCACCCTCTTCAAGCCCCTGAGATTAGATTTAGcaagcagatggaatctctccaGGCCATGGGATTTGGGAATCACCATGCCAACCTACAGGCACTCATTGCTACTGAGGGGGATACCAATGCTGCTATCCGCAAGCTCAAGAGATCCCGGGGATTGTAA
- the UBQLNL gene encoding ubiquilin-like protein isoform X1 translates to MSHSRHPSDLPEDRKISSRVTRVIVKTPGNQKDFVVGDDTSVRQFKQKLSAHFKCQMDQLVLVFMGRLLKDHDTLSQWGIVDGHTIHLVIKSKHGSRSLAHSSRKLPTNESCLQDRNTKENSSGVYQPAGMSQTPVEPAHLVESAVPKVHTQDLDIGHSERIAQMLENPNIQRLLCNTEFMRQFISEHPDMQQLMQQNPEVSHLLDNSEILWQTLELARSLAMIQEVMQMQQPAQNLEHPQNPPHYLGLETVPGGSNAVGQSYADSIDQINSLQDPFGGNPFTALLAGQVPEEGQDQPSSPPPPPSQEWQEQLPQLSTTRVIYTSSCGLSSVTSANATINGVNYTSRESTATISTKDRSHICTIQQAVGIPALPSIELNQQPQEEDRDGTISLDSSDQRLEDDLQLSEEQTNSQITGGMMQLLMSNPCLAAQMMLFMSMPQLSEQWRQQLPTFLQQTQVSDLLLALANPKASQAILQIEQGLQLLATEAPKWLIPKHLSAVTNLEQSYRGYSP, encoded by the exons ATGTCCCACAGCAGGCATCCTTCAGATCTCCCTGAAGACAGAAAAATCTCCTCCAGGGTCACTCGAGTAATAGTGAAGACACCAGGCAACCAGAAAGACTTTGTTGTAGGTGATGATACCTCGGTAAGGCAGTTCAAGCAGAAGCTATCAGCTCATTTCAAATGCCAAATGGACCAACTAGTGCTGGTCTTCATGGGCCGCCTTCTCAAAGACCATGACACACTGAGCCAGTGGGGCATAGTGGATGGACACACCATCCATCTGGTCATCAAGTCCAAGCATGGCTCCAGATCCCTAGCCCATTCCTCTAGGAAACTGCCAACAAATGAGTCCTGTCTCCAGGACAGGAACACCAAAGAAAACAGCAGTGGGGTATACCAGCCTGCTGGTATGAGTCAAACCCCAGTGGAACCAGCCCATTTGGTGGAGTCTGCTGTGCCCAAGGTGCATACCCAGGATCTGGACATAGGTCATTCAGAACGCATAGCACAGATGCTAGAGAATCCTAATATCCAGCGACTTCTGTGCAACACAGAGTTCATGCGGCAGTTCATCTCAGAACACCCAGACATGCAACAATTGATGCAGCAGAACCCAGAAGTCTCTCATCTCCTTGACAATTCTGAGATTCTATGGCAAACTTTAGAGCTTGCCAGAAGCCTTGCCATGATCCAAGAGGTAATGCAGATGCAGCAACCTGCACAGAACCTTGAGCATCCACAAAACCCACCACACTACCTGGGCTTAGAGACAGTTCCAGGTGGGAGCAATGCAGTgggtcagagctatgctgattctATTGACCAAATCAACAGTTTGCAAGACCCTTTTGGGGGCAACCCTTTCACAGCCCTCCTGGCAGGGCAAGTGCCAGAAGAAGGACAAGATCAACCTTcatccccacctccaccaccttcccaggaatGGCAAGAACAGCTTCCACAGCTCTCCACAACTCGGGTCATCTATACTAGTTCCTGTGGCTTATCCTCAGTCACTTCAGCCAATGCCACCATCAATGGGGTCAACTATACTTCCAGGGAAAGTACTGCCACAATCTCCACCAAGGACCGGAGCCATATCTGTACCATTCAACAGGCAGTAGGAATACCAGCTTTACCTAGTATAGAGCTCAACCAGCAGCCTCAGGAAGAAGACAGGGATGGCACCATCTCACTAGATAGTTCTGACCAGAGATTAGAGGATGACCTCCAGCTGTCAGAGGAGCAGACTAACTCCCAGATCACAGGAGGCATGATGCAGTTGCTTATGAGCAACCCATGCCTGGCAGCTCAGATGATGTTGTTCATGAGTATGCCCCAGCTGAGTGAACAGTGGAGGCAACAGCTACCCACATTCCTGCAGCAGACTCAGGTTTCTGACCTACTTCTAGCCCTAGCCAACCCTAAAGCATCACAAGCAATATTGCAGATTGAGCAGGGTCTCCAGCTGTTGGCTACAGAAGCTCCT AAATGGCTGATCCCAAAGCACCTGAGTGCTGTCACAAATCTGGAGCAGTCCTACAGAGGCTACAGTCCCTAG